The Streptomyces sp. NBC_00440 genome contains a region encoding:
- a CDS encoding FGGY-family carbohydrate kinase — protein MSAIIGVDIGTSVTKAVAFDSEGQPLATATRRSHLERLPGGRVEQDLDDVVRTVAEVVRETAAALPAPPSAVALTGQGDGLWLRDDQGRAVRPAISWMDGRAADRVAQWLADGTVQQVYARTGSGMFPGCHAPLLAHLQEHEPQSLRDAAVAGYCVDAVAQRLTGRISVDASDATLPFLDPVNRTYAHEALAACGIESQAHLLAAPAAPGTVLSLDARGAALLDLPEGLPLTSGPYDLPACAIGSGVREVGDGLLIVGTTLACQVLTDRARTDSCAEPAGMSLCTPDPGRWLRSMPAMVGTAALEWILTLTGTATADLGALLADSRPGAGGVTALPFLSDAGERAPFVDPQARGRLDGLTLAHTRADVVRAMCEAIGYAARHCLEAAGLSGTLAACGGGTRSGPWTQLFADILGREIRVPVENEVGALGAVRVARRFLGEPAGTQAQLFHTVEPREGIREVYEDGYAAYRTALASARAEWGGTAVREPTGASVG, from the coding sequence ATGAGCGCGATCATCGGCGTGGACATCGGTACCTCCGTCACCAAGGCCGTCGCCTTCGACAGCGAGGGACAGCCACTGGCCACCGCGACCCGCCGCAGCCATCTGGAACGACTGCCCGGCGGCCGCGTCGAGCAGGATCTCGACGACGTCGTCCGTACGGTCGCCGAGGTCGTCAGGGAGACCGCCGCCGCACTGCCCGCGCCACCCTCCGCCGTCGCCCTCACCGGCCAGGGCGACGGCCTGTGGCTGCGCGACGACCAGGGCCGTGCGGTCCGCCCGGCCATCTCCTGGATGGACGGGCGCGCCGCCGACCGCGTCGCGCAGTGGCTGGCGGATGGCACCGTGCAGCAGGTGTACGCGCGGACCGGCTCCGGAATGTTCCCCGGCTGCCATGCCCCGCTCCTCGCCCACCTGCAGGAACACGAACCGCAGAGCCTCCGTGACGCGGCCGTCGCCGGCTACTGCGTGGACGCCGTCGCCCAGCGCCTCACCGGCCGGATCAGCGTGGACGCGTCCGACGCGACACTGCCGTTCCTCGACCCGGTCAACCGCACGTACGCGCACGAGGCGCTCGCCGCCTGCGGAATCGAGAGCCAGGCCCATCTGCTGGCCGCCCCCGCGGCCCCCGGCACCGTCCTGAGCCTCGACGCCCGGGGAGCCGCGCTCCTGGACCTGCCCGAGGGGCTGCCGCTCACCTCGGGTCCGTACGACCTGCCCGCCTGCGCCATCGGCAGTGGCGTACGGGAGGTGGGCGACGGCCTGCTGATCGTCGGCACCACTCTCGCCTGCCAGGTCCTCACCGACCGTGCCCGTACGGACAGTTGCGCCGAACCGGCCGGCATGTCGCTCTGCACCCCCGACCCCGGCCGCTGGCTGCGCTCCATGCCCGCCATGGTCGGTACCGCCGCCCTCGAATGGATCCTCACCCTCACCGGCACAGCCACCGCCGACCTCGGGGCCCTGCTCGCCGACAGCCGGCCGGGCGCCGGCGGTGTCACGGCGCTGCCCTTCCTCTCCGACGCGGGGGAGCGCGCACCCTTCGTCGACCCGCAGGCCCGCGGCCGACTGGACGGACTCACCCTCGCGCACACCCGGGCCGACGTGGTCCGCGCGATGTGTGAGGCCATCGGTTACGCCGCGCGCCACTGCCTGGAGGCCGCCGGCCTCTCCGGCACGCTCGCCGCCTGCGGAGGCGGCACCCGGTCCGGCCCGTGGACACAGCTCTTCGCCGACATCCTCGGACGGGAGATCCGGGTCCCGGTGGAGAACGAGGTGGGGGCGCTCGGCGCGGTACGGGTGGCACGTCGCTTCCTCGGCGAACCGGCCGGTACGCAAGCGCAGTTGTTCCACACCGTGGAGCCGAGGGAGGGAATCCGCGAGGTCTACGAGGACGGCTACGCCGCCTACCGCACCGCACTGGCCTCGGCACGCGCAGAGTGGGGCGGGACTGCCGTACGGGAGCCGACCGGGGCGAGCGTCGGATAG
- a CDS encoding SGNH/GDSL hydrolase family protein — translation MRVSLLRPARLALTAGLLAAVALLGFSAPASATGASAPRYYLALGDSLAAGYQTLPGGGHVTGRGYAQDIARTLSARAADAGRPFDFVGLGCPGETTGSMIDGPCPYPHPYTGSQLAEAEHFLRLHHDDRAVVTLDIGANDVDGCLTDGNVDIKCAVSGVGKVGSGLNTILDRLKAAAGPQTRIIGMNLYDPFLAAWLTGTQGKTAATLSVPLADTLNATIGLIDAAHGVPTADVASAFRTNSFLPLAPLDGKQVPLNVARILQWTNMARGDIHANDTGYQAIADTFLTKI, via the coding sequence ATGCGTGTTTCCCTGCTCAGACCCGCCAGGCTCGCTCTGACGGCGGGGCTGCTCGCCGCCGTCGCACTGCTCGGCTTCTCCGCTCCGGCCTCCGCCACGGGAGCCTCGGCTCCGCGCTACTACCTGGCGCTCGGTGACTCGCTGGCCGCCGGATACCAGACGCTGCCCGGCGGCGGCCATGTCACCGGCCGTGGTTACGCCCAGGACATAGCCCGCACGCTGTCGGCGCGCGCGGCCGACGCCGGGCGGCCCTTCGACTTCGTCGGGCTCGGGTGTCCTGGCGAGACCACCGGTTCCATGATCGACGGGCCCTGCCCGTACCCGCACCCGTACACCGGCTCCCAGTTGGCGGAGGCCGAGCACTTCCTCCGGCTCCACCACGACGACCGGGCGGTCGTGACACTGGACATCGGCGCCAACGACGTCGACGGCTGCCTTACCGACGGAAACGTCGACATCAAGTGCGCCGTGTCGGGTGTCGGGAAAGTGGGTTCAGGGCTCAACACCATCCTGGACCGGCTCAAGGCAGCGGCCGGCCCGCAGACCCGGATCATCGGCATGAACCTCTACGATCCCTTTCTTGCCGCATGGTTGACGGGCACTCAGGGGAAGACCGCGGCCACTCTCTCCGTACCGCTCGCCGACACGCTCAACGCCACGATCGGGCTCATCGACGCCGCTCACGGAGTGCCGACGGCCGACGTGGCATCGGCGTTCCGCACCAACTCCTTCCTCCCGCTCGCGCCGCTGGACGGAAAGCAGGTCCCGCTGAACGTGGCGCGCATCCTGCAGTGGACCAATATGGCGCGCGGCGACATCCATGCCAATGACACCGGGTACCAGGCCATCGCGGACACGTTCCTGACGAAGATCTGA
- a CDS encoding HAD family hydrolase, whose product MPTTPAFDIVATDLDGTLLRRGDTVSPRSRAALALAAAAGARHLIVTGRSLPGVLELLGALDYRGPVVCGQGTQLYDAGSARMLSSVTLDRELAETALGKIEAETGPVFAAVDQDGADGRTLAEPGYLMPHPALPVLRVGPRPELWARPVIKVLIRHPELSDDALAAVARSVVGDLATVTMAGPGTVELAPYGVDKGTGIALAAEVLGHEPARLVAFGDMPNDLPMFRRAGHGVAMANAHPELIAAADEVTLSNEDDGIAVVLERLFA is encoded by the coding sequence ATGCCCACCACACCCGCATTCGACATCGTCGCCACCGATCTGGACGGCACCCTGCTGCGCCGCGGTGACACCGTGAGCCCCCGTTCCCGTGCCGCCCTGGCCCTGGCCGCAGCCGCCGGGGCCAGGCATCTGATCGTCACCGGGCGTTCCCTCCCCGGCGTACTGGAGCTGCTCGGGGCTCTGGATTACCGCGGTCCTGTCGTCTGCGGGCAGGGGACGCAGCTGTACGACGCCGGGTCGGCCCGGATGCTGAGCTCCGTGACACTGGACCGCGAACTGGCCGAAACGGCGCTCGGCAAGATCGAGGCGGAGACGGGGCCGGTCTTCGCCGCGGTGGATCAGGACGGGGCCGACGGCCGGACGCTGGCCGAGCCGGGGTATCTGATGCCTCACCCAGCACTGCCCGTCCTGCGGGTCGGGCCGCGGCCGGAACTCTGGGCCAGGCCGGTCATCAAGGTCCTCATACGTCACCCGGAGCTCTCGGACGACGCGCTGGCGGCCGTGGCCCGTTCCGTCGTGGGCGACCTGGCCACCGTCACGATGGCGGGGCCCGGAACAGTGGAACTCGCGCCGTACGGTGTGGACAAGGGCACCGGAATCGCCCTGGCCGCCGAGGTGTTGGGCCATGAACCGGCGCGGCTGGTCGCGTTCGGCGACATGCCCAATGACCTGCCGATGTTCCGTCGCGCCGGACACGGGGTGGCCATGGCCAACGCCCATCCGGAACTCATCGCCGCCGCCGACGAGGTGACCCTGTCGAACGAGGACGACGGCATAGCGGTCGTCCTGGAGCGCCTGTTCGCCTGA
- a CDS encoding serine/threonine dehydratase: MNQIQTLSASDVVAAADRIRPHVRRTPVLDLEIDGRRVILKLEYLQRSGSFKLRGAVNAMLDSASDDHVVAASGGNHGLAVATAAALLGLPATVYLPETAPEAKARRIEEAGARLVRHGATFAEAASAAQKVATQPGYRFLHPYDDPAVVAGQGTLAAEVVADVPGTDAFAVAAGGGGLTAGTALAAGGRQVAAVEPEGCRSLHDALAAGKPVNSPVDSVASSALGASQIGAVAFGIVAQYGVESVLVSDAEILRARARLWEECRIAVEPAAAAPFAAWLAGRVPGELPCVVLCGANADWTAG; this comes from the coding sequence ATGAACCAGATCCAGACGCTCTCTGCCTCCGATGTCGTCGCCGCGGCGGACCGAATCCGCCCCCATGTCCGCCGTACGCCGGTGCTGGACCTGGAGATCGACGGACGCCGCGTCATCCTGAAGCTGGAATACCTGCAGCGCAGCGGTTCGTTCAAACTGCGCGGGGCCGTCAACGCCATGCTGGACTCGGCATCGGACGACCACGTCGTCGCCGCTTCCGGTGGCAATCACGGCCTCGCGGTCGCCACCGCAGCCGCACTCCTCGGCCTCCCGGCGACCGTGTATCTCCCCGAGACGGCCCCCGAGGCGAAGGCCCGGCGCATCGAGGAGGCCGGCGCGCGGCTCGTACGGCACGGCGCCACCTTCGCCGAGGCCGCATCGGCAGCACAGAAGGTCGCCACACAGCCCGGCTACCGCTTCCTCCACCCGTACGACGATCCGGCGGTCGTCGCGGGGCAGGGAACGCTGGCGGCCGAAGTGGTGGCCGACGTCCCCGGGACGGACGCTTTCGCCGTCGCGGCGGGCGGCGGTGGGCTCACCGCCGGTACGGCGCTCGCCGCGGGCGGCCGTCAGGTGGCGGCGGTCGAACCGGAGGGCTGCCGCTCCCTGCACGACGCGCTCGCGGCGGGGAAGCCGGTGAACTCCCCGGTGGACTCGGTCGCTTCGTCCGCGCTGGGTGCTTCGCAGATCGGTGCGGTGGCGTTCGGCATCGTGGCTCAGTACGGCGTGGAGTCGGTACTCGTCAGCGACGCGGAGATCCTGCGTGCCCGTGCCCGCCTGTGGGAGGAGTGCCGTATCGCCGTGGAGCCCGCGGCTGCGGCGCCCTTCGCCGCGTGGCTGGCGGGCCGAGTGCCCGGAGAGCTGCCGTGCGTGGTGCTGTGCGGCGCGAACGCCGACTGGACGGCCGGCTGA
- a CDS encoding chitinase, whose translation MRRRPPTSSRRTTSASRTAAVVAAAGLAVAGAALTAGPASATPVSPRAAGSFAPYTDMSNSQEGLLDTAITQHGVKTFTAGFVIGSGCNQIWGDTLPVGNDSYTDPLISKAKSEGASVIVSSGGAAGLPLAWSCTDQSAINAGYQKIIDSYGPSSLDFDIEGGAIADTAAAARNMSAMKTLKAANPGLTFSVTLPVLPNGLTADGVNILKAAKDAGVKIDVVNIMTMDYYQGSQDMGQAAISAGKATLAQMQSVDSSYTYANLGITPMIGVNDDGSVFSTADASTVKSWAAGNGVGRLSYWSVNRDQSCGSVTTAASPTCSGVSQGQLAFADILGG comes from the coding sequence ATGCGTCGACGTCCCCCCACCTCGTCCCGTCGAACGACCTCCGCCTCCCGGACCGCGGCCGTTGTCGCGGCGGCCGGGCTGGCCGTAGCCGGAGCCGCCCTGACCGCCGGCCCCGCTTCGGCGACACCGGTGAGCCCCAGGGCAGCCGGCAGCTTCGCGCCGTACACCGACATGTCCAATTCCCAGGAAGGGCTGCTGGACACCGCGATCACCCAGCACGGGGTCAAGACGTTCACCGCCGGATTCGTCATCGGCTCAGGCTGCAACCAGATCTGGGGGGACACGCTGCCGGTCGGCAACGACTCGTATACCGACCCGCTGATCAGCAAGGCCAAGTCCGAAGGCGCATCGGTCATCGTGTCCTCGGGCGGCGCCGCGGGGCTGCCGCTCGCCTGGAGCTGTACGGACCAGAGCGCCATCAACGCCGGGTACCAGAAGATCATCGACTCGTACGGGCCCAGCTCGCTCGACTTCGACATCGAGGGCGGCGCCATCGCGGACACCGCCGCTGCGGCACGCAACATGAGCGCGATGAAGACGCTCAAGGCGGCGAACCCCGGACTGACGTTCTCGGTCACACTGCCCGTCCTGCCCAACGGCCTCACAGCCGACGGCGTCAACATCCTCAAGGCCGCCAAGGACGCGGGCGTCAAGATCGACGTCGTGAACATCATGACGATGGATTACTACCAGGGCTCGCAGGACATGGGGCAGGCCGCGATCAGCGCGGGGAAGGCCACCCTCGCCCAGATGCAGTCGGTCGACTCCAGCTACACGTACGCCAATCTCGGGATCACGCCCATGATCGGCGTGAACGACGACGGCTCGGTCTTCTCGACGGCCGACGCCTCGACGGTGAAGAGCTGGGCAGCCGGCAACGGCGTGGGACGGCTGTCGTACTGGTCGGTCAACCGGGACCAGTCCTGCGGTTCGGTCACCACGGCCGCGTCGCCCACCTGCAGCGGTGTGTCACAGGGGCAGCTGGCCTTCGCGGACATCCTGGGCGGCTGA
- a CDS encoding serine hydrolase, with protein MHRSRIPACARRGLAASVAAGALLTPLAGATAASAATDGAPTETTDSASATVGGSKVVCTSKKPGLAPELSHDIAGALKGRKDASALAVYDRTTKTSCEFKATAHFDSASVVKVTVLGTLLREAEESHRKLTAREVKLTTAMITKSDNDATSALWNQLGVTRVKHFLDLAKMRHTVPGADGTWGLTQITASDELTLMKLLTTKNSVLNQTSRGYALGLMAKVEADQKWGVPAGSPATATTHVKNGWLSRATGGWRVHSVGFFTGHGHDYGMTVLSSGNKTMEYGIDTIEGASRVIHRDLNSKVRAAASH; from the coding sequence ATGCACCGCTCACGCATACCGGCCTGCGCGCGCCGCGGACTCGCCGCTTCCGTGGCAGCCGGAGCGCTGCTCACCCCGCTCGCCGGGGCGACCGCGGCCTCGGCGGCCACCGACGGCGCGCCGACGGAAACGACCGACTCGGCGAGCGCCACCGTGGGTGGCTCGAAGGTCGTCTGCACCTCGAAGAAGCCCGGCCTGGCACCGGAGCTGTCGCACGACATCGCCGGCGCGCTCAAGGGACGCAAGGACGCGTCGGCGCTGGCCGTCTATGACCGCACGACCAAGACCAGCTGCGAGTTCAAGGCCACTGCGCATTTTGACTCGGCGAGTGTGGTGAAGGTCACGGTGCTGGGAACGCTGCTGCGCGAGGCCGAGGAGTCGCACCGCAAGCTGACCGCGCGCGAGGTGAAACTGACCACGGCCATGATCACGAAGTCCGACAACGACGCCACGTCCGCTCTCTGGAATCAGCTCGGAGTGACCCGCGTCAAGCACTTCCTCGATCTCGCGAAGATGCGGCACACCGTCCCGGGCGCCGATGGAACGTGGGGCCTCACCCAGATCACCGCATCCGACGAGCTCACGCTCATGAAGCTCCTCACGACCAAGAACTCCGTGCTGAACCAGACCTCACGCGGCTACGCCCTGGGCCTGATGGCCAAGGTCGAGGCCGACCAGAAGTGGGGTGTGCCCGCGGGCTCACCGGCCACCGCCACGACGCACGTCAAGAACGGCTGGCTGTCCCGTGCGACCGGCGGATGGCGGGTGCACAGCGTCGGCTTCTTCACCGGGCACGGCCACGACTACGGCATGACCGTTCTCTCCAGCGGAAACAAGACGATGGAGTACGGCATCGACACCATCGAGGGTGCCTCCCGCGTCATCCACCGCGATCTGAACAGCAAGGTCCGGGCGGCAGCGAGCCACTGA
- a CDS encoding NADH:flavin oxidoreductase, translating to MASPALHNIPQVLGPARLGPLSLRNRIIKAATFEGATPDALVTERLIEYHRAPAAGGVGMTTVAYLAVAPEGRTERRQIWLRPEAVPGLRRLTEAVHAEGAAVSAQIGHAGPVADGSSNRSPALAPTRRFNPLSMRWARAATPADITRIIRAHGEAAKFAADSGFDAVEIHLGHNYFASAFLSPRLNRRTDRYGGSLANRAEVARGIAGAVREAVGDRLAVTAKLNMDDGVPGGSWLDESLQVARWLQDDGSVDALELTAGSSLLNPMYLFRGAAPVPQFAAAFPQPQRLGVGLLGKRFLIDYAYREAYLLDSARQFRAALELPLILLGGIADLATAEQAMAEGFDFVAMGRALLREPDLVNRYAAGASTTSLCVHCNRCMPTIYSGTRCVLVEPESPDRA from the coding sequence ATGGCCTCGCCGGCTCTCCACAACATCCCGCAGGTGCTCGGACCGGCGCGGCTCGGTCCGCTGTCCCTGCGCAACCGGATCATCAAGGCGGCGACGTTCGAGGGCGCCACGCCCGACGCACTGGTCACGGAGCGGCTCATCGAGTATCACCGCGCTCCCGCGGCCGGCGGTGTGGGCATGACCACCGTGGCGTACCTGGCGGTCGCTCCGGAGGGCCGCACCGAGCGCAGGCAGATCTGGCTGCGCCCCGAGGCGGTCCCGGGGCTGCGCCGCCTGACCGAGGCGGTGCACGCGGAGGGCGCCGCGGTCTCGGCCCAGATCGGCCATGCCGGGCCCGTCGCCGATGGGTCCTCCAACCGGAGTCCCGCGCTCGCCCCCACCCGCCGGTTCAACCCGCTCAGCATGAGATGGGCCCGGGCCGCGACCCCGGCGGACATCACCCGGATCATCCGGGCCCACGGAGAGGCGGCGAAGTTCGCCGCCGACTCGGGCTTCGACGCCGTGGAGATCCACCTCGGGCACAACTACTTCGCCAGTGCGTTCCTCAGTCCTCGGCTCAACCGGCGCACGGACCGGTACGGCGGCAGCCTCGCCAACCGCGCCGAGGTGGCGCGCGGCATCGCCGGAGCGGTGCGCGAGGCGGTCGGCGACCGTTTGGCGGTGACCGCCAAGCTCAACATGGACGACGGCGTACCCGGAGGCAGTTGGCTCGACGAAAGCCTCCAGGTCGCCAGGTGGCTGCAGGATGACGGCTCGGTGGACGCGCTGGAGCTGACCGCGGGCAGCTCGCTGCTCAACCCCATGTACCTCTTCCGCGGCGCGGCCCCGGTCCCCCAGTTCGCCGCCGCCTTTCCGCAGCCGCAGCGGCTCGGCGTCGGGCTGCTCGGCAAGCGGTTCCTCATCGACTACGCCTACCGGGAGGCCTATCTGCTGGATTCGGCGCGGCAGTTCCGCGCCGCCCTGGAGCTGCCGCTGATACTGCTCGGCGGGATCGCCGACCTCGCGACCGCCGAGCAGGCCATGGCCGAGGGCTTCGACTTCGTGGCGATGGGGCGGGCGCTGCTGCGGGAGCCGGACCTGGTCAACCGGTATGCCGCCGGGGCGAGCACCACGTCGCTGTGTGTGCACTGCAACCGCTGTATGCCGACCATCTACAGCGGCACGCGCTGCGTGCTCGTCGAGCCGGAGTCGCCCGACCGGGCCTGA
- a CDS encoding TauD/TfdA dioxygenase family protein — translation MSTSLTDTARRGDRPVFDNGVSAVPVRELTPTGKFTPGLPYELFGLAPCSPAIGAEISGVDLARPLTHELHQELHRALLEWKVLFFRDQRLTPIQHRDLARWWGTPEVHPFLPKADLPEVVRLSRGADSPAVENVWHSDASFETTPPMGSILRAVHVPDVGGDTLWADMAAAYDGLPEDVRTRLEGLCAVHDFTRSFGRRLGPDDLARMQQKYPAVAHPVVRTLPESGRRLIYVNRIFTQHIEGLSGQEGRELLEFLYDQARHPEYQCRLRWRADTVAFWDNRATQHYASGDYYPHTRVMERVTILGDRPQ, via the coding sequence ATGAGCACATCCCTCACCGATACCGCACGCCGTGGTGACCGCCCGGTATTCGACAACGGCGTATCCGCCGTGCCTGTACGCGAGTTGACCCCCACCGGGAAGTTCACCCCCGGCCTGCCCTACGAGTTGTTCGGCCTCGCTCCGTGCAGCCCGGCCATCGGCGCCGAGATCTCCGGCGTGGACCTGGCCCGGCCGCTCACCCATGAGCTGCACCAGGAGCTGCACCGCGCGCTGCTGGAGTGGAAGGTGCTGTTCTTCCGCGACCAGCGCCTGACGCCGATTCAGCACCGTGATCTGGCCCGCTGGTGGGGTACCCCGGAGGTCCATCCGTTCCTGCCCAAGGCCGATCTGCCCGAGGTGGTCCGGCTCTCCCGGGGCGCCGACTCTCCGGCCGTGGAGAACGTCTGGCATTCCGACGCCTCCTTCGAGACCACGCCGCCGATGGGCTCCATCCTGCGCGCCGTGCACGTGCCCGACGTGGGCGGCGACACACTGTGGGCCGACATGGCCGCCGCCTATGACGGGCTGCCCGAAGATGTGAGGACGAGGCTGGAAGGCCTGTGCGCAGTCCATGACTTCACCCGAAGTTTCGGCCGTCGGCTCGGCCCCGACGACCTCGCGCGCATGCAGCAGAAGTACCCGGCGGTGGCGCACCCCGTGGTCCGCACGCTTCCGGAGAGCGGCCGCAGGCTCATCTACGTCAACCGGATCTTCACCCAGCACATCGAGGGCCTGTCCGGGCAGGAGGGCCGCGAACTCCTGGAGTTCCTGTACGACCAGGCCCGCCACCCCGAGTACCAGTGCCGCCTGCGCTGGCGTGCCGACACCGTCGCCTTCTGGGACAACCGTGCCACCCAGCACTACGCCAGCGGCGACTACTACCCCCATACCCGCGTCATGGAGCGCGTGACCATCCTCGGGGACCGCCCCCAGTGA
- a CDS encoding TetR/AcrR family transcriptional regulator, with the protein MDSQSASTRLHLIATAERLFAEHGINAVSMRKIAADAGQRNDNAVQYHFGSKQGLVDAVFEHRQVPIDVRRTALIDGFDREGRGSDPYAIAEAFVLPLAELLEAAPGGSWYLRFCVQATYTLHPDVATLTLSDLEARPGTNGLMRLHERARKVLAGEGLPAPLDLQRWWHFTGFLTHSLADREARLHSDGLRELGPAKLFISGLIDTGAAVLTAPCRPSTLALAEGGAGTAVRGS; encoded by the coding sequence ATGGATAGTCAGAGCGCGTCGACCCGGCTTCATCTGATTGCGACCGCCGAGCGCCTCTTCGCGGAGCACGGCATCAACGCGGTCTCGATGCGGAAGATCGCCGCGGATGCGGGCCAGCGCAACGACAATGCGGTCCAGTACCACTTCGGCTCCAAACAGGGCCTGGTCGACGCGGTCTTCGAGCACCGGCAGGTCCCGATCGACGTGCGCAGGACCGCGCTCATCGACGGCTTCGACCGGGAGGGGCGGGGCAGCGATCCGTACGCGATCGCTGAGGCGTTCGTCCTGCCGCTGGCCGAGTTGCTGGAGGCCGCGCCGGGCGGCAGCTGGTACCTGCGGTTCTGCGTGCAGGCCACCTACACCCTCCATCCCGATGTCGCCACCCTCACGCTGAGCGACCTGGAGGCGCGGCCGGGGACGAACGGTCTGATGCGGCTGCACGAGCGTGCCCGCAAGGTGCTGGCCGGCGAGGGCCTGCCCGCACCGCTCGACCTGCAGCGATGGTGGCACTTCACCGGCTTCCTCACTCACTCGCTCGCCGACCGCGAGGCCCGGCTGCATTCCGACGGGCTGCGCGAGCTCGGCCCCGCGAAGCTGTTCATCTCCGGTCTGATCGACACCGGAGCAGCCGTCCTCACCGCGCCGTGCCGGCCGTCGACCCTGGCGCTCGCCGAGGGCGGGGCCGGCACCGCGGTACGCGGCAGCTGA
- a CDS encoding cytochrome P450 family protein, protein MSGFEMENSTVVNPEPAAEPAAPEPITSGPIASGPIVLDPTGAASHAEHRELRAQGAAARVDILGVTAWAVTDPALLKKLLTSPDVSKDARQHWPAFPEVVQTWPLALWIAVENMFTAYGSEHRRLRRLVAPAFSARRITALKHRIEALTSGLIDALEEREEAEAGEPVDLRTRLAHPLPIRVISHLMGLPSDRSEEFRAVVNGVFDTTLSVEQATANTGLLYEVLDDLVAAKRTRPGDDMTSLLIAARDDEGDGSALTERELRDTLLLMISAGYETTVNLIDQAITALLTDPAQLAHVRCGKASWPDVVEETLRVEPAVKHLPLRYAVRDITLPDGRTIGRGEAILASYAAANRHPAWHGEDADTFDVTRIAPEHLAFGHGVHFYLGAPLARLEVATALQQLFERFPDVELAVPAGDLKPVASLISNGHQALPVRLRPVASSS, encoded by the coding sequence ATGTCCGGATTCGAGATGGAGAACTCCACCGTGGTCAACCCCGAGCCCGCCGCCGAGCCCGCCGCCCCCGAGCCCATCACCTCCGGGCCCATCGCCTCCGGGCCCATCGTGCTCGACCCCACCGGAGCCGCATCCCACGCCGAACACCGGGAGCTACGCGCGCAGGGCGCCGCCGCCCGCGTCGACATCCTCGGCGTCACGGCGTGGGCCGTCACCGACCCCGCACTGCTGAAGAAGTTACTGACCAGCCCTGACGTCTCCAAGGACGCGCGGCAGCACTGGCCCGCGTTTCCCGAAGTCGTGCAGACATGGCCACTCGCCCTGTGGATCGCCGTCGAGAACATGTTCACCGCCTACGGCAGCGAGCACCGCAGACTGCGGCGGCTGGTCGCCCCCGCCTTCAGCGCCCGGCGGATCACCGCACTGAAGCACCGCATCGAGGCCCTCACATCCGGGCTGATCGACGCCTTGGAAGAACGGGAAGAAGCGGAGGCCGGGGAACCGGTCGACCTCCGCACGCGTCTCGCACACCCGCTGCCCATCCGTGTCATCAGCCATCTGATGGGGCTGCCCAGCGACCGGAGCGAAGAGTTCCGGGCAGTTGTCAACGGTGTCTTCGACACAACCCTCTCGGTGGAGCAGGCCACCGCCAACACAGGCCTGCTCTACGAGGTTCTGGACGATCTCGTCGCCGCGAAGCGGACCCGGCCGGGCGACGACATGACGTCTCTGCTCATTGCCGCACGGGACGACGAGGGCGACGGGTCGGCGCTCACCGAACGGGAACTCCGCGACACACTGCTGCTGATGATCAGCGCCGGCTACGAGACGACCGTCAACCTGATCGACCAGGCGATCACCGCCCTGCTGACCGATCCCGCCCAACTCGCCCACGTCCGCTGCGGGAAGGCCTCCTGGCCCGACGTCGTCGAAGAGACGCTGCGCGTGGAACCCGCGGTCAAGCATCTGCCGCTGCGTTACGCCGTACGCGACATCACCCTGCCCGACGGCCGCACGATCGGCCGGGGCGAAGCGATCCTCGCCTCGTACGCGGCAGCCAACCGCCATCCCGCATGGCACGGCGAGGACGCCGACACCTTCGATGTCACCCGCATCGCACCGGAGCATCTCGCCTTCGGCCACGGCGTCCACTTCTACCTCGGCGCACCACTGGCCCGCCTTGAGGTCGCGACCGCGCTCCAGCAGTTGTTCGAGCGGTTCCCCGATGTCGAACTCGCCGTACCGGCAGGGGATTTGAAGCCAGTCGCCTCACTGATCAGCAACGGCCACCAGGCGCTCCCGGTACGCCTCCGCCCGGTCGCTTCTTCAAGCTGA
- a CDS encoding ArsR/SmtB family transcription factor, giving the protein MADELGHPTPEEMDLGKVLTALSDPLRRRVVTELIVEPGDAERTCASFNLPVSKSTCTHHFRVLRESGLVTDMDYGNRRGVRLRRLEVDQRFPGLLALLAQDAGTARPQA; this is encoded by the coding sequence ATGGCGGACGAGCTGGGGCATCCGACCCCTGAGGAAATGGACCTCGGCAAGGTCCTGACGGCCCTTTCCGATCCGCTGCGCCGCCGCGTCGTGACGGAGCTGATCGTCGAGCCGGGGGATGCGGAGCGCACCTGCGCATCCTTCAACCTGCCGGTCTCGAAGTCGACTTGTACCCATCACTTCCGGGTGCTGCGCGAGTCTGGGCTGGTCACGGATATGGACTACGGCAACCGCCGCGGGGTGCGACTCAGGCGGCTGGAGGTCGATCAGCGGTTCCCCGGCCTGCTGGCGTTGCTCGCCCAGGACGCCGGGACCGCCCGTCCGCAGGCATAG